One part of the Methylobacterium terrae genome encodes these proteins:
- a CDS encoding lysophospholipid acyltransferase family protein codes for MPLVRSILFTVAFYLVTAAIMIVGLPALASRRGVIWIAQTWGRVVLRLLHAIVGLKVEFRGLEHRPAGAVLVAAKHQSALETLALVTVLDDFTYILKRELMWLPLFGWYLARSEMVAIDRSKGSRALALMNEEAAAAMADGRRLIIFPEGTRRAVGAPPAYKFGVAHMYDRLGVPCLPVALNTGVFWGRRSLTYRPGTAVIEFLPVIPPGLPRDAFLAELQRRVETASDALVREAGGSGAVHPAAHARQS; via the coding sequence ATGCCGCTCGTCCGCTCGATCCTGTTCACCGTCGCGTTCTATCTCGTCACCGCCGCGATCATGATCGTCGGCCTGCCGGCCCTCGCCAGCCGGCGCGGCGTGATCTGGATCGCCCAGACCTGGGGCCGGGTCGTCCTCAGGCTGCTGCACGCGATCGTCGGCCTCAAGGTCGAGTTCCGCGGGCTGGAGCACCGCCCGGCCGGGGCCGTGCTGGTCGCGGCCAAGCACCAGTCGGCGCTGGAGACGCTGGCCCTCGTCACGGTGCTTGACGACTTCACCTACATCCTCAAGCGCGAGCTGATGTGGCTGCCGCTGTTCGGCTGGTACCTCGCCCGCAGCGAGATGGTGGCGATCGACCGCTCGAAGGGCTCGCGCGCGCTCGCCCTGATGAACGAGGAAGCCGCCGCCGCGATGGCCGACGGCCGCCGCCTGATCATCTTCCCCGAGGGGACCCGCCGCGCCGTCGGCGCGCCGCCGGCCTACAAGTTCGGCGTCGCCCACATGTACGACCGCCTCGGCGTGCCGTGCCTGCCGGTGGCGCTCAATACCGGGGTGTTCTGGGGCCGCCGCAGCCTGACCTACCGGCCCGGCACCGCGGTGATCGAGTTCCTGCCGGTGATCCCGCCGGGACTGCCCCGCGACGCGTTCCTGGCCGAGCTGCAGCGGCGGGTCGAGACCGCCTCGGACGCCCTGGTGCGGGAGGCGGGCGGATCCGGCGCCGTCCACCCGGCGGCGCACGCGCGACAGAGCTGA
- a CDS encoding GCG_CRPN prefix-to-repeats domain-containing protein: MRWSMVAGAAILSLGAVVGTGTTAEARDGCGPGFHRNWRGWCRPNLGPRVFYAPVVGYRRVAYGPRWGYGWHRPWGYGYRRVGWQRPWGYGGWHRAGWHRPWGYGGGWHRVGWGGHGWGHHGWHHRW; encoded by the coding sequence ATGCGTTGGAGCATGGTTGCTGGCGCCGCGATCCTGTCTCTCGGTGCCGTCGTCGGCACCGGAACGACCGCGGAAGCGCGTGACGGCTGCGGCCCCGGGTTCCACCGGAACTGGCGCGGCTGGTGCCGTCCGAATCTCGGGCCGCGCGTCTTCTACGCCCCCGTCGTCGGCTACCGCCGGGTCGCGTACGGCCCGCGCTGGGGCTACGGCTGGCACCGGCCATGGGGCTACGGATACCGCCGTGTCGGCTGGCAACGTCCGTGGGGCTACGGCGGCTGGCACCGGGCGGGCTGGCACCGGCCCTGGGGCTACGGCGGCGGCTGGCACCGCGTCGGCTGGGGCGGCCATGGCTGGGGCCATCACGGGTGGCATCACCGCTGGTGA
- a CDS encoding DMT family transporter, whose translation MVPRSADGWGSGLLGVVIFSGSLPATRVAVGGFSPVFLTSARAVIAALLGAALLWGLRQKRPARSDLASLAIVAIGVVVGFPLLTALALQHVTSAHSIVFIGLLPLATALFGVLRGGERPRAAFWIFSLLGSAAVAGFALVQGGPASLPGDLLMLAAILLCGLGYAEGAALSRRLGGWQVISWALVLALPAMLVLAVVARPAGVAGVGAPAWLGLAYVSVFSMLVGFVFWYRGLARGGIAGVGQLQLLQPFLGLALAGLLLGEPVAPSMIAVTGLVVLCVAGAKRFA comes from the coding sequence ATGGTGCCGCGTTCGGCGGACGGATGGGGCAGCGGGCTCCTCGGAGTCGTCATCTTCAGCGGCTCGCTGCCGGCGACCCGGGTGGCGGTGGGCGGCTTCTCGCCGGTCTTCCTCACCTCGGCCCGGGCGGTGATCGCCGCGCTCCTCGGGGCGGCGCTGCTCTGGGGCTTGCGCCAGAAGCGGCCGGCCAGATCCGATCTCGCCTCGCTCGCCATCGTGGCCATCGGCGTGGTGGTGGGCTTCCCGCTGCTGACCGCGCTCGCGCTCCAGCACGTCACCTCGGCCCACTCGATCGTGTTCATCGGCCTCCTGCCGCTCGCCACCGCCCTGTTCGGGGTGCTGCGCGGGGGAGAGCGGCCGCGGGCGGCGTTCTGGATCTTCTCGCTCCTCGGCAGCGCCGCGGTCGCGGGGTTCGCCCTCGTCCAGGGCGGTCCGGCCTCGCTTCCCGGCGACCTCCTGATGCTCGCCGCGATCCTGCTCTGCGGGCTCGGCTACGCGGAAGGGGCGGCCCTGTCGCGCCGGCTCGGGGGCTGGCAGGTGATCTCCTGGGCGCTCGTCCTCGCGCTCCCGGCGATGCTGGTCCTCGCCGTCGTCGCCCGGCCGGCGGGCGTGGCCGGCGTCGGCGCCCCGGCCTGGCTCGGCCTCGCCTACGTGTCGGTGTTCAGCATGCTGGTCGGCTTCGTGTTCTGGTATCGCGGCCTGGCGCGGGGCGGCATCGCGGGGGTGGGCCAGCTGCAGCTGCTGCAGCCCTTCCTCGGCCTGGCGCTCGCGGGGCTGCTGCTCGGCGAGCCGGTCGCCCCGTCGATGATCGCGGTGACGGGGCTGGTGGTGCTCTGCGTCGCGGGCGCCAAGCGGTTCGCGTGA
- a CDS encoding extensin family protein, which yields MRRGIVAFSALTLFGLGLTGCALNRFEQREPWRNQAEEVCLAQKLVRPSEDIQPVKEIDGPGVCGMVHPFRVTRLAGGTVALKQRMTLACPIIPEVEAWLAGTVQPAAEVYFGQPVVEINSGSYSCRGRNNQVGAKLSEHSFGNAVDVMSFRFADGYVVTVKGGWRGTEAEQGFLREVFLGACNHFTTVLAPGSNVYHYDHLHLDLARHDPRGLRRICKPLIKYESRLPPPGTPLSPIRKKPPAWQPAPDPAPIDVEEDDPYGLSPTSARETGAKVARAPAPRPAPVHAYAPPPSPAPRPALAAEPRALPEPLPLGPTWSSGPIY from the coding sequence ATGCGTCGTGGCATCGTAGCGTTCTCAGCCCTCACGCTCTTCGGCCTGGGGCTCACCGGATGCGCGCTCAACCGCTTTGAGCAGCGCGAACCCTGGCGGAATCAGGCCGAGGAGGTCTGCCTCGCCCAGAAGCTCGTTCGCCCGAGCGAGGACATCCAGCCGGTCAAGGAGATCGACGGGCCGGGCGTCTGCGGCATGGTGCATCCGTTCCGGGTGACCCGGCTCGCCGGCGGCACCGTCGCGCTGAAGCAGCGCATGACGCTCGCCTGCCCGATCATCCCGGAGGTCGAGGCCTGGCTCGCCGGCACGGTGCAGCCGGCGGCCGAGGTCTATTTCGGCCAGCCGGTGGTCGAGATCAATTCCGGTTCGTATTCCTGCCGCGGCCGCAACAACCAGGTTGGCGCCAAGCTCTCGGAACACTCGTTCGGCAACGCCGTCGACGTGATGTCCTTCCGCTTCGCCGACGGCTACGTGGTGACGGTGAAGGGCGGGTGGCGCGGCACCGAGGCCGAGCAGGGCTTCCTGCGCGAGGTGTTCCTGGGAGCGTGCAACCACTTCACCACGGTGCTGGCGCCGGGGTCGAACGTCTACCACTACGACCACCTGCACCTCGACCTGGCGCGGCACGATCCCCGCGGCCTGCGCCGGATCTGCAAGCCGCTGATCAAGTACGAATCCCGGCTGCCGCCTCCCGGCACGCCGCTCTCGCCGATCCGCAAGAAGCCGCCGGCCTGGCAGCCCGCTCCCGATCCGGCGCCGATCGACGTCGAGGAGGACGACCCCTACGGCCTGTCGCCGACGAGCGCCCGGGAGACCGGCGCGAAGGTGGCCCGCGCGCCGGCGCCGCGTCCCGCGCCGGTCCACGCCTATGCTCCGCCGCCCTCCCCCGCCCCGCGGCCGGCGCTTGCCGCCGAGCCCCGCGCCCTGCCGGAGCCGCTGCCGCTCGGCCCGACCTGGTCGTCGGGACCGATCTACTGA
- a CDS encoding alpha/beta hydrolase: MALHRRTLLTGAAGLTLAPAAVAQQAAPAGQEPPVRRDRPAGHDAPPETAPGATLEIMRLWPGRPPGGGGPNPDGPRFDESREGVVTGVAEPCLLVMRPAKSTGTAMVIAAGGGYRRIDIGHEAVPVGLWLNGLGVTAFALVYRLPGEGWAAGADAPIQDAQRAVRLVRARARRYGYEPNRIGVMGFSAGGHLMGAASTRFASPLYAAVDEDDALSARPDVAALLYPVITLKPPFDRTSSRRVLVGESPTRVATEAYSVETHVPPETPPTFLAQAADDPIAVVDNSLLMFAALRAVEVPVEMHLFERGGHGFNLGVPGSPAAAWPGLFATWARRRGFIRA; the protein is encoded by the coding sequence ATGGCGCTGCATCGCAGGACGTTGCTCACGGGAGCGGCCGGCCTCACCCTCGCGCCCGCCGCCGTCGCGCAGCAGGCGGCCCCCGCAGGGCAGGAGCCGCCCGTGCGGCGGGACAGGCCCGCGGGACACGACGCGCCGCCCGAGACCGCCCCCGGCGCCACCCTCGAGATCATGCGGCTCTGGCCCGGCCGTCCGCCGGGGGGAGGGGGGCCGAACCCCGACGGGCCGCGCTTCGACGAGAGCCGCGAGGGTGTCGTCACCGGCGTCGCCGAGCCCTGCCTGCTGGTGATGCGCCCGGCCAAGTCGACCGGGACCGCGATGGTGATCGCCGCCGGCGGCGGCTATCGCCGCATCGACATCGGCCACGAGGCGGTGCCGGTCGGGCTCTGGCTGAACGGGCTCGGGGTCACCGCCTTCGCGCTGGTCTACCGGCTGCCCGGCGAGGGCTGGGCGGCGGGCGCCGACGCGCCGATCCAGGACGCCCAGCGGGCGGTCCGGCTGGTGCGGGCCCGGGCCCGGCGCTACGGCTACGAGCCGAACCGGATCGGCGTGATGGGCTTCTCCGCCGGCGGCCACCTGATGGGCGCGGCCAGCACCCGCTTCGCCTCGCCGCTCTACGCCGCCGTCGACGAGGACGACGCGCTCTCGGCCCGGCCCGACGTCGCGGCCCTGCTCTACCCCGTCATCACCCTGAAACCGCCCTTCGACCGCACCTCGAGCCGCCGCGTCCTCGTCGGCGAGAGCCCGACCCGCGTCGCCACCGAGGCCTACTCGGTCGAGACCCACGTTCCCCCCGAGACGCCGCCGACCTTCCTGGCCCAGGCCGCCGACGACCCGATCGCCGTCGTCGACAATTCCCTGCTGATGTTCGCCGCGCTCCGGGCCGTCGAGGTGCCGGTGGAGATGCACCTGTTCGAGCGCGGCGGCCACGGCTTCAACCTCGGCGTGCCGGGATCGCCCGCGGCCGCGTGGCCGGGCCTGTTCGCGACCTGGGCGCGGCGGAGGGGATTCATCCGGGCGTAG
- the guaA gene encoding glutamine-hydrolyzing GMP synthase, which yields MTTEHDKILIIDFGSQVTQLIARRVREEGVYSEIVPFQAAEAAFAAMKPRAVILSGGPESVTVESSPRAPQAVFDAGVPVLGICYGEQTMAAQLGGEVEGGHHAEFGRAEVEIIADSALFRGVWHVGETYPVWMSHGDRVTKLPDGFTTVAISPNAPFAAVADEARKFYAVQFHPEVAHTPHGALLIRNFVRDIAGCSGDWSMAAFREEAIERIRAQVGGAKVLCGLSGGVDSAVAAVLIHEAIGEQLTCVFVDHGLLRQGEAEEVVRLFRDHYNIPLVHVEASDLFLGELAGVTDPEVKRKTIGRLFIDVFEAEAKKIGGADFLAQGTLYPDVIESVSFTGGPSVTIKSHHNVGGLPARMNMKLVEPLRELFKDEVRVLGRELGLPEAFVGRHPFPGPGLAIRCPGEITGEKLDALRKADAIYLEEIRKAGLYDTIWQAFAVILPVKTVGVMGDGRTYDHVCALRAVTSVDGMTADFYPFDMAFLGRVATRIINEVKGINRVTYDITSKPPGTIEWE from the coding sequence ATGACGACCGAGCACGACAAGATCCTCATCATCGATTTCGGCAGCCAGGTGACCCAGCTCATCGCCCGACGGGTGCGTGAGGAGGGGGTCTATTCCGAGATCGTGCCGTTCCAGGCGGCCGAGGCGGCCTTCGCGGCGATGAAGCCGCGGGCGGTGATCCTGTCGGGCGGGCCGGAATCGGTCACGGTCGAATCCTCGCCGCGGGCGCCGCAGGCGGTGTTCGATGCCGGCGTGCCGGTGCTCGGCATCTGCTACGGCGAGCAGACCATGGCGGCGCAGCTCGGCGGCGAGGTCGAGGGCGGGCACCACGCCGAGTTCGGCCGGGCCGAGGTCGAGATCATCGCCGACAGCGCGCTCTTCCGCGGCGTCTGGCACGTCGGCGAGACGTACCCCGTCTGGATGAGCCACGGCGACCGGGTGACGAAGCTGCCGGACGGCTTCACCACCGTGGCGATCTCGCCCAACGCCCCCTTCGCGGCGGTGGCCGACGAGGCGCGCAAGTTCTACGCGGTGCAGTTCCACCCCGAGGTGGCCCACACCCCGCACGGCGCGCTCCTCATCCGCAACTTCGTGCGCGACATCGCCGGCTGCTCCGGCGACTGGTCGATGGCGGCGTTCCGCGAGGAGGCGATCGAGCGGATCCGCGCCCAGGTCGGCGGCGCGAAGGTGCTGTGCGGCCTCTCGGGCGGCGTCGATTCCGCGGTGGCGGCCGTGCTGATCCACGAGGCGATCGGCGAGCAGCTGACCTGCGTCTTCGTCGATCACGGCTTGCTGCGCCAGGGCGAGGCCGAGGAGGTGGTGCGCCTCTTCCGCGACCACTACAACATCCCGCTCGTCCACGTCGAAGCCTCCGACCTGTTCCTCGGCGAGCTCGCCGGGGTCACCGACCCGGAGGTCAAGCGCAAGACGATCGGGCGCCTGTTCATCGACGTGTTCGAGGCCGAGGCCAAGAAGATCGGCGGCGCCGACTTCCTGGCGCAAGGAACGCTCTACCCGGACGTGATCGAGAGCGTGTCGTTCACCGGCGGTCCCTCGGTGACGATCAAGAGCCACCACAACGTCGGCGGCCTGCCGGCGCGCATGAACATGAAGCTCGTCGAGCCCCTGCGCGAGCTGTTCAAGGACGAGGTCCGGGTGCTCGGCCGCGAGCTCGGCCTGCCCGAGGCCTTCGTCGGCCGCCACCCCTTCCCGGGGCCGGGCCTCGCCATCCGCTGCCCCGGCGAGATCACGGGCGAGAAGCTCGACGCCCTGCGCAAGGCCGACGCGATCTACCTCGAGGAGATCCGCAAGGCCGGGCTCTACGACACGATCTGGCAGGCGTTCGCGGTGATCCTGCCGGTCAAGACGGTGGGCGTGATGGGCGACGGGCGCACCTACGACCACGTCTGCGCGCTGCGGGCCGTCACCTCGGTCGACGGCATGACGGCGGATTTCTACCCCTTCGACATGGCGTTCCTGGGCCGGGTCGCGACCCGGATCATCAACGAGGTCAAGGGCATCAACCGGGTCACCTACGACATCACCTCCAAGCCCCCCGGCACGATCGAGTGGGAGTGA
- a CDS encoding putative bifunctional diguanylate cyclase/phosphodiesterase has translation MQSGVIAASPDEPAAALPLHAVYSRVVWEADDQALCLLAPDGRVTAWNPGAERLTGYAAAEVLGRTFAYGDASGDDGALAAAREAGRYETQGWWPRRDGSRFRAHTVIAAIRDGEVLAGFAQIIREAPPRPEEGGGSEAVALILDLALSTMSQGLCLFDADRKVRLINQRFFEMFAAAGGRDLVGTAIEVLWALAFHGPEAGAPDGTQEDGAALLAGHEALLGRGEAVVVSTPDGRAIALVRRGVPGGAFVVTFEDVTRQRQAELEVVRLAHHDALTGLANRAMLWRRLGESAVDGTLLAGTALLFLDLDGFKAVNDDLGHQAGDVLLREVAERLRGTAPEPALAARFGGDEFALLLPGRAGELAVPLAERLLIELARPYAIDGQRPRHVTASIGIAFAQGGTTPDAMLRQADCALYAAKGAGKAAWRPFTAALESERSEEQRLERDLRRAADAGELHVAYQPIIGLSHGAVGAREALLRWTHPERGPVSPRVFIPLAEKSDVIRVLGLWVLERACTDAAAWPDSARVCVNVSVRQLGDGSLPRAVSEILARTGLSPRRLELEITETVLSEARGGIVDDLQLLHAMGLRISLDDFGVGSSSLARVRAFPFDRIKIDGSFVRDAVERPDCRAIVGVVAELGRRLGIETVAEGVETPAQLAVVREEGFTEAQGFLFGRAVPNPVPAARAAGT, from the coding sequence ATGCAGAGTGGCGTGATCGCGGCCAGCCCGGACGAACCGGCGGCGGCCCTGCCCCTCCACGCCGTCTATTCCCGCGTCGTCTGGGAGGCGGACGATCAAGCCCTGTGCCTGCTTGCACCGGACGGGCGGGTCACGGCCTGGAATCCGGGGGCCGAGCGGCTGACCGGATACGCGGCCGCGGAAGTTCTCGGCCGCACCTTCGCGTATGGCGACGCCTCCGGCGACGACGGCGCCCTCGCGGCGGCACGGGAGGCCGGGCGCTACGAGACGCAGGGCTGGTGGCCCCGGCGCGACGGCAGCCGGTTTCGCGCCCACACCGTCATCGCGGCGATCCGCGACGGCGAGGTCCTCGCCGGCTTCGCCCAGATCATCCGCGAGGCGCCGCCGCGCCCGGAGGAGGGCGGCGGGTCCGAGGCGGTGGCGCTGATCCTCGACCTCGCGCTCTCGACCATGTCGCAGGGCCTGTGCCTGTTCGACGCCGACCGCAAGGTGCGGCTCATTAACCAGCGCTTCTTCGAGATGTTCGCCGCGGCCGGCGGGCGCGACCTCGTCGGCACCGCGATCGAGGTGCTCTGGGCGCTCGCCTTCCACGGCCCCGAGGCCGGCGCCCCGGACGGCACCCAAGAAGACGGCGCCGCTCTCCTCGCCGGGCACGAGGCGCTGCTCGGCCGCGGCGAGGCCGTCGTGGTCTCGACGCCGGACGGCCGGGCGATCGCGCTGGTGCGCCGGGGCGTGCCGGGAGGCGCGTTCGTCGTCACCTTCGAGGACGTGACGCGCCAGCGCCAGGCCGAGCTGGAGGTCGTCCGGCTCGCCCATCACGACGCCCTGACCGGGCTCGCCAACCGGGCGATGCTGTGGCGGCGCCTGGGCGAGAGTGCCGTCGACGGGACGCTCCTCGCCGGCACCGCGCTCCTGTTCCTCGACCTCGACGGCTTCAAGGCGGTCAACGACGATCTCGGGCACCAGGCCGGCGACGTGCTCCTTCGGGAAGTGGCCGAGCGCCTGCGCGGCACGGCGCCGGAGCCGGCGCTCGCGGCACGCTTCGGCGGCGACGAGTTCGCCCTGCTGCTGCCCGGACGCGCCGGCGAGCTGGCGGTGCCGCTCGCCGAGCGGCTGCTGATCGAGCTCGCCCGGCCCTACGCGATCGACGGCCAGCGGCCGCGCCACGTCACGGCCAGCATCGGCATCGCCTTCGCGCAAGGAGGCACCACGCCCGACGCCATGCTGCGGCAGGCCGATTGCGCGCTCTACGCGGCCAAGGGCGCCGGCAAGGCCGCCTGGCGCCCCTTCACCGCGGCGCTGGAGAGCGAGCGCAGCGAGGAGCAGCGCCTGGAGCGGGACCTGCGCCGGGCCGCCGATGCCGGCGAGCTGCACGTCGCCTATCAGCCGATCATCGGCCTGTCCCACGGTGCGGTCGGGGCGCGGGAGGCGCTCCTGCGCTGGACCCACCCGGAGCGCGGCCCGGTCTCGCCGCGGGTCTTCATCCCGCTCGCCGAGAAGTCCGACGTGATCCGGGTGCTCGGGCTGTGGGTGCTCGAGCGCGCCTGCACCGACGCCGCCGCCTGGCCCGATTCGGCCCGGGTCTGCGTCAACGTCTCGGTGCGCCAGCTCGGCGACGGCAGCCTGCCGCGGGCGGTGAGCGAGATCCTCGCCCGGACCGGCCTGAGCCCGCGGCGCCTCGAGCTCGAGATCACCGAGACGGTGCTGAGCGAGGCGCGCGGCGGCATCGTCGACGACCTGCAGCTCCTGCACGCCATGGGCCTGCGCATCTCGCTCGACGATTTCGGCGTCGGCTCCTCGTCGCTGGCCCGCGTGCGCGCCTTCCCGTTCGACCGCATCAAGATCGACGGCTCGTTCGTGCGCGACGCCGTCGAGCGGCCGGATTGCCGCGCGATCGTCGGCGTGGTGGCGGAACTCGGCCGCCGCCTCGGCATCGAGACGGTCGCGGAGGGCGTCGAGACCCCGGCGCAGCTCGCGGTGGTGCGCGAGGAGGGCTTCACCGAGGCGCAGGGCTTCCTGTTCGGCCGCGCCGTGCCGAACCCGGTCCCGGCGGCGCGCGCCGCCGGGACCTGA
- a CDS encoding TRAP transporter substrate-binding protein, with amino-acid sequence MTTLTRRRALQFAVAGAVAGPAVLRITRAHAAEFSLKAANNTPISHPLTVYMTKAADAIREETGGKVDIKLFPNNQLGGDTDMLSQLRSGALEFFTLSPLILATLVPAASISGVGFAWSSYDKLWPAMDGDLGAHVRAQIEKSGLFALDRIWENGFRQTTSSTRPILKPEDFKGFKIRVPPSPMWTSMFKAFDAAPMTINFAEVYSALQTKIAEGQENPLTLIDTAKLYEVQKYLSKTNHMWDGFWLLSNGKVWRGLPQDVKTVVAKHFNTQAVAQRADMAQRSGTTEQDLRARGLTIQDVDTKAFQAKLQSAGFYKEWKGKFGDDAWALLEKHTGPIA; translated from the coding sequence ATGACCACGCTCACGCGCCGCCGCGCGCTGCAATTCGCCGTCGCCGGCGCCGTCGCGGGCCCGGCGGTGCTGCGCATCACCCGGGCGCACGCGGCCGAGTTCAGCCTGAAGGCCGCCAACAACACCCCGATCAGCCATCCGCTCACGGTCTACATGACCAAGGCCGCGGACGCGATCCGCGAGGAGACCGGCGGCAAGGTCGACATCAAGCTGTTTCCCAACAACCAGCTCGGCGGCGACACCGACATGCTGAGCCAGCTGCGCTCGGGCGCGCTGGAATTCTTCACCCTCTCGCCCCTGATCCTCGCCACCCTGGTGCCGGCGGCCTCGATCAGCGGCGTCGGCTTCGCCTGGTCGTCCTACGACAAGCTGTGGCCGGCGATGGACGGCGACCTCGGCGCGCATGTGCGGGCGCAGATCGAGAAGTCGGGCCTCTTCGCCCTCGACCGCATCTGGGAGAACGGCTTCCGCCAGACCACCTCGTCGACCCGGCCGATCCTCAAGCCCGAGGACTTCAAGGGCTTCAAGATCCGGGTCCCGCCGAGCCCGATGTGGACCTCGATGTTCAAGGCCTTCGACGCCGCCCCGATGACGATCAACTTCGCGGAGGTGTACTCGGCGCTGCAGACGAAGATCGCCGAGGGCCAGGAGAACCCGCTGACGCTGATCGACACCGCCAAGCTCTACGAGGTGCAGAAGTACCTCTCGAAGACGAACCACATGTGGGACGGCTTCTGGCTGCTGTCGAACGGCAAGGTCTGGCGCGGCCTGCCGCAGGACGTGAAGACCGTGGTGGCCAAGCACTTCAACACGCAGGCGGTGGCGCAGCGCGCAGACATGGCCCAGCGCAGCGGCACGACCGAGCAGGACCTGCGCGCCCGCGGCCTGACCATCCAGGACGTCGACACCAAGGCGTTCCAGGCCAAGCTGCAATCGGCCGGCTTCTACAAGGAGTGGAAGGGCAAGTTCGGCGACGACGCCTGGGCGCTCCTCGAGAAGCACACCGGCCCGATCGCCTGA
- a CDS encoding alpha/beta fold hydrolase → MTDLPPDPNLSAPLRHLQGEPPPAPAWFRDAVAVAPETGRIAVKGARVETFAWGERGRPGLMLLHGNGAHAGWWRFIAPFLAGGYRVAAPSWSGMGGSDWRDVYDLDTFADEIEAVAAAAGLFEAGAPVMIGHSFGCFPMLTEAGREAGRWRGAVIVDPPIFSPERRTGRRREDGRFAPHRIYPTLEEALGRFRFAPMQPCDALYVADLIARESLKEVEGGWSWRFDPSLWARLALPDRAAMVRQARCPLALVTGARSDLMRPADAAYVQGLLPPGSPRIDLPEAYHHVMVDQPLAFVAALRALLAVWPAS, encoded by the coding sequence GTGACCGATCTGCCCCCCGACCCGAACCTCTCCGCGCCCCTTCGCCATCTCCAGGGCGAGCCGCCCCCGGCCCCCGCCTGGTTCCGCGATGCGGTCGCGGTCGCGCCCGAGACCGGCCGCATCGCCGTGAAGGGCGCACGCGTCGAGACCTTCGCCTGGGGGGAGCGCGGGCGGCCGGGCCTGATGCTGCTGCACGGCAACGGGGCCCATGCGGGCTGGTGGCGCTTCATCGCGCCGTTCCTCGCCGGGGGATACCGCGTCGCGGCGCCCTCCTGGTCCGGGATGGGCGGCTCCGACTGGCGCGACGTTTACGATCTCGACACCTTCGCCGACGAGATCGAGGCGGTGGCGGCGGCAGCGGGCCTGTTCGAGGCGGGGGCGCCCGTGATGATCGGGCATTCCTTCGGCTGCTTCCCGATGCTGACCGAGGCGGGGCGGGAGGCCGGCCGCTGGCGCGGCGCCGTGATCGTCGATCCGCCGATCTTCTCGCCGGAGCGCCGCACCGGACGCCGGCGCGAGGACGGGCGCTTCGCGCCCCACCGGATCTACCCGACCCTGGAGGAGGCGCTGGGCCGCTTCCGCTTCGCGCCGATGCAGCCCTGCGACGCGCTCTACGTCGCCGATCTCATCGCGCGGGAATCGTTGAAGGAGGTCGAGGGCGGCTGGAGCTGGCGCTTCGACCCCTCGCTGTGGGCGCGCCTCGCCCTGCCGGACCGGGCCGCGATGGTGCGGCAGGCCCGCTGCCCGCTCGCCCTCGTCACGGGCGCCCGCTCCGACCTGATGCGCCCGGCCGATGCGGCCTACGTCCAGGGCCTGCTGCCGCCGGGCTCGCCCCGGATCGACCTGCCGGAGGCCTATCACCACGTGATGGTCGACCAGCCCCTCGCCTTCGTGGCGGCGCTCAGGGCGCTGCTGGCCGTCTGGCCGGCATCGTGA